A region of the Pseudomonas asiatica genome:
GTGGAAGAAGGCCCGGGCTCGCTGACCTGCAACCTGGAACAGAGCAAGCTGCGCCGCCTTATCGAGCGCACCAGTTTCGCCATGGCCCAGCAGGATGTGCGCTACTACCTCAACGGTATGCTGCTGGAGGTTTCCCGCAACACCCTGCGAGCTGTGTCCACTGACGGTCACCGCCTGGCGCTGTGCTCCATGAGCGCACCGATCGAGCAGGATGATCGCCACCAGGTCATCGTGCCACGCAAAGGTATCCTCGAACTGGCACGCCTGCTGACCGACCCGGAAGGCATGGTCAGCATCGTCCTGGGCCAGCACCACATTCGCGCCACCACCGGTGAATTCACCTTCACTTCCAAGCTGGTGGACGGCAAGTTCCCGGACTACGAGCGCGTACTGCCCAAGGGCGGTGACAAGCTGGTGGTCGGCGACCGTCAGGCGCTGCGTGAAGCCTTTAGCCGTACTGCGATTCTTTCCAACGAAAAGTACCGCGGTATCCGCCTGCAACTGGCTGCTGGCCAACTGAAGATCCAGGCCAACAACCCCGAGCAGGAAGAAGCTGAAGAAGAAATCAGCGTGGACTACGAAGGTAGCTCGCTGGAAATCGGCTTCAACGTCAGCTACCTGCTGGACGTGCTGGGCGTAATGACTACCGAGCAAGTTCGTCTGATCCTGTCCGATTCCAACAGCAGTGCCCTGCTGCAGGAAGCTGGCAATGACGATTCTTCCTACGTTGTCATGCCGATGCGTCTGTAACGTAGCAGGCGAAATGTCTCTTCGACGTATCATGGTCACCGCGGTGCGCAACTTGCACCCGGTGACACTCTCACCGTCCCCCCGCATCAACATCCTTTACGGCGCCAACGGCAGCGGCAAAACCAGCGTGCTTGAGGCCGTGCATCTGCTCGGGCTGGCGCGCTCGTTCCGCAGCACCCGCCTGAACCCGGTTATCCAGTACGAACAACCGGCCTGTACCGTGTTCGGCGAAGTGCAATTGGCCGAGGGTGGCAGCAGTAACCTGGGTGTATCCCGGGAGCGGCAGGGGGAGTTCACTATTCGCATCGATGGGCAGAATGCGCGGAGTGCGGCGCAACTGGCTGAATTGCTACCGCTTCAGCTCATCAATCCGGACAGTTTCCGCTTGTTGGAAGGCGCTCCGAAAATACGCCGCCAGTTCTTGGATTGGGGGGTGTTCCACGTGGAACCTCGTTTTCTGCCAGCCTGGCAACGGCTGCAGAAGGCACTGCGGCAGCGGAACTCATGGTTGCGGCATGGTACACTTGACCCAGCTTCGCAAGCCGCCTGGGACCGGGAATTGTGCCTGGCCAGTGCGGAAATAGATGAATACCGTCGCAACTACATCAAGGCCTTGAAGCCCGTCTTCGAGCGAACCCTGAGCGAACTGGTCGAGCTGGACGGGTTGACCCTTAGCTACTACCGAGGCTGGGACAAGGACCGGGAACTGCAAGAAGTACTCGCTTCCTCTCTCCTTCGCGATCAGCAGATGGGCCACACCCAGGCCGGTCCGCAGCGTGCTGATCTGCGTCTTCGTCTGGCTGCCAACAATGCAGCCGACATCCTGTCTCGTGGTCAGCAAAAGCTGGTGGTGTGCGCATTGCGCATTGCCCAAGGCCACCTCGTTAGTCAGGCTCGCCGCGGTCACTGTATTTATCTCGTGGATGACTTGCCGTCCGAACTGGACGACCAGCATCGCCGCGCGCTGTGTCGCTTGCTTGAAGAATTACGCTGCCAGGTGTTCATCACCTGTGTAGATCACGAATTACTGAGGGAAGGCTGGCAGACGGAAACGCCAGTTGCTTTGTTCCACGTGGAACAAGGCCGTATCACCCAGACCCACGACCATCGGGAGTGAATGCATGAGCGAAAATCAAACGTACGACTCCTCCAGCATCAAGGTGCTGAAAGGTTTGGATGCCGTGCGCAAGCGCCCCGGCATGTACATTGGCGACACCGATGATGGTAGCGGCCTGCACCACATGGTCTTCGAGGTGGTCGACAACTCGATCGACGAAGCCCTCGCCGGTCACTGCGATGACATCACCGTCATCATCCACCCGGACGAATCCATCAGTGTGCGCGACAACGGTCGCGGCATTCCGGTCGACGTGCATAAAGAAGAAGGCGTTTCCGCAGCCGAGGTCATCATGACCGTGCTGCACGCTGGCGGTAAGTTCGACGACAACTCCTACAAGGTATCCGGCGGTCTGCACGGCGTAGGTGTTTCTGTTGTGAACGCCCTGTCCGAGAAACTGGTACTGACCGTTCGCCGTAGCGGCAAAATTTGGGAACAGACCTACGTTCACGGTGTTCCACAGGCGCCGATGGCGGTTGTCGGTGACAGCGAAACCACCGGTACCCACATCCACTTCAAGCCTTCGGCTGAAACCTTCAAGAACATTCACTTCAGCTGGGACATCCTGGCCAAGCGTATCCGCGAGCTGTCGTTCCTCAACTCGGGCGTTGGCATCCTGCTGAAGGATGAACGTAGCGGCAAGGAAGAGTTCTTCAAGTACGAAGGCGGCCTGCGTGCGTTCGTCGAGTACCTGAACACCAACAAGACCCCGGTCAACTCCCAGGTATTCCACTTCAACGTCCAGCGTGACGATGGCGTGGGTGTTGAAGTCGCCCTGCAGTGGAACGACAGCTTCAACGAAAACCTGCTGTGCTTCACCAACAACATTCCGCAGCGTGATGGCGGTACTCACCT
Encoded here:
- the dnaN gene encoding DNA polymerase III subunit beta translates to MHFTIQREALLKPLQLVAGVVERRQTLPVLSNVLLVVQGQQLSLTGTDLEVELVGRVQLEEPAEPGEITVPARKLMDICKSLPNDALIDIKVDEQKLLVKAGRSRFTLSTLPANDFPTVEEGPGSLTCNLEQSKLRRLIERTSFAMAQQDVRYYLNGMLLEVSRNTLRAVSTDGHRLALCSMSAPIEQDDRHQVIVPRKGILELARLLTDPEGMVSIVLGQHHIRATTGEFTFTSKLVDGKFPDYERVLPKGGDKLVVGDRQALREAFSRTAILSNEKYRGIRLQLAAGQLKIQANNPEQEEAEEEISVDYEGSSLEIGFNVSYLLDVLGVMTTEQVRLILSDSNSSALLQEAGNDDSSYVVMPMRL
- the recF gene encoding DNA replication/repair protein RecF (All proteins in this family for which functions are known are DNA-binding proteins that assist the filamentation of RecA onto DNA for the initiation of recombination or recombinational repair.), with the protein product MSLRRIMVTAVRNLHPVTLSPSPRINILYGANGSGKTSVLEAVHLLGLARSFRSTRLNPVIQYEQPACTVFGEVQLAEGGSSNLGVSRERQGEFTIRIDGQNARSAAQLAELLPLQLINPDSFRLLEGAPKIRRQFLDWGVFHVEPRFLPAWQRLQKALRQRNSWLRHGTLDPASQAAWDRELCLASAEIDEYRRNYIKALKPVFERTLSELVELDGLTLSYYRGWDKDRELQEVLASSLLRDQQMGHTQAGPQRADLRLRLAANNAADILSRGQQKLVVCALRIAQGHLVSQARRGHCIYLVDDLPSELDDQHRRALCRLLEELRCQVFITCVDHELLREGWQTETPVALFHVEQGRITQTHDHRE